In a single window of the Anaerotruncus rubiinfantis genome:
- a CDS encoding DUF4860 domain-containing protein, translating into MRTPRKTHAHMVDLLFTLALFCVFAASSLMVVIIGANVYKGTVSSMNGNFNLRTSLSYVAQKVRQNDLMGGVRLEQFGEGNALVLEQELEGETYQTWIYYDSGAIRELFVAEGADMSPADGEEIMRAGGFTAEQAGESLYRFTVTDESGKSAQIAVSPRCG; encoded by the coding sequence ATGAGAACGCCCAGAAAAACCCACGCCCATATGGTGGACCTGCTTTTTACGCTGGCGCTGTTCTGCGTGTTCGCGGCCTCGTCGCTGATGGTGGTGATCATCGGCGCGAACGTTTATAAAGGTACCGTTTCCAGTATGAACGGAAACTTTAACCTGAGGACCTCCCTTTCGTATGTTGCGCAGAAAGTCCGGCAGAACGATCTTATGGGCGGCGTGCGGCTCGAACAATTTGGGGAAGGCAATGCCCTGGTGCTTGAACAGGAGCTTGAAGGAGAAACTTACCAGACCTGGATTTATTATGACAGCGGCGCGATCAGGGAACTTTTTGTCGCAGAGGGGGCGGATATGAGCCCTGCGGACGGCGAAGAGATCATGCGGGCCGGCGGTTTTACGGCTGAACAGGCAGGAGAAAGCCTTTACCGCTTCACGGTGACCGATGAAAGCGGCAAAAGCGCGCAGATTGCGGTGAGCCCGCGGTGCGGCTGA
- a CDS encoding type IV pilus modification PilV family protein, which translates to MKIELKRRSSKSGLFLMELMIAILFFSLASAICIRLFAWAHLTSVSSSELSMATVTAQTAAECFKSADGSAEKLTQLLDGAQPAGNGVAVYYDRDWAPASESLAAYRLNVVLIEGNPVIARIDVEKMGGETVFSLEVGEYLENEEYHPLGA; encoded by the coding sequence GTGAAAATTGAATTGAAGCGGCGTTCTTCCAAGTCGGGGTTATTCCTGATGGAGCTGATGATCGCGATCCTGTTTTTTTCGCTTGCAAGCGCAATCTGCATCCGGCTGTTTGCCTGGGCGCATCTGACGAGCGTGTCGAGTAGCGAACTCAGCATGGCGACCGTTACAGCACAGACTGCGGCCGAATGCTTCAAAAGCGCGGACGGTTCGGCGGAAAAACTCACCCAGCTTCTGGACGGCGCACAGCCTGCGGGGAACGGCGTGGCGGTTTACTACGATCGGGACTGGGCTCCGGCAAGTGAATCCCTGGCCGCTTACCGGTTAAATGTGGTGCTTATCGAAGGAAACCCCGTAATTGCGCGGATCGATGTGGAAAAGATGGGCGGGGAGACAGTCTTTTCACTTGAAGTGGGCGAATATCTGGAAAATGAAGAATACCATCCGCTGGGCGCGTAA
- a CDS encoding type IV pilus twitching motility protein PilT, with the protein MDIAAILTEAVRQKASDIYVVAGLPVCYKVNGHIVRTNEESLMPAQTEEFVRGVYQLAGGRDVNDVLLGGDDDFSFAIKGVSRFRANTYKQRGSLASVIRVVTFDLPDPKDLGIPEVILELGSRSKGLVLVTGPAGSGKTTTLACVIDRINQTRSSHVITLEDPLEYLHRHKKSIVSQREITTDTDSYVKALRASLRQSPDVILLGEMRDYETINVAMTAAETGHLIISTLHTIGVANTIDRIIDAFPPNQQHQIRIQLAMVLQAVVSQQLIPTTDGKVVPAFEIMLVNGAIRNMIRESKVHQIDTVIYSSAGEGMVTMDASLLALYKQGKISETDAIAYSTNPDTMAKKLKL; encoded by the coding sequence ATGGATATTGCTGCAATTTTAACCGAAGCGGTCCGGCAGAAAGCGTCGGACATCTATGTGGTGGCCGGCCTGCCAGTCTGTTACAAGGTGAACGGCCACATCGTGCGCACAAATGAGGAGAGCCTCATGCCCGCGCAGACGGAGGAATTTGTCCGAGGGGTCTATCAGCTTGCCGGGGGACGGGACGTGAACGATGTGCTGCTCGGCGGGGACGACGACTTCTCCTTTGCAATCAAAGGGGTTTCACGCTTTCGCGCGAACACTTATAAACAGCGTGGTTCGCTCGCGTCGGTGATCCGGGTGGTCACTTTCGACTTGCCGGATCCGAAGGACTTGGGCATCCCGGAGGTCATTCTGGAGCTCGGCAGCCGTTCCAAAGGGCTGGTGCTTGTCACGGGGCCCGCGGGCAGCGGAAAAACGACCACGCTCGCGTGTGTTATCGACCGGATTAACCAGACCCGCAGTTCGCATGTGATCACACTGGAGGACCCGCTCGAGTATCTGCACCGGCATAAGAAGAGCATTGTGAGCCAGCGCGAGATTACCACCGATACCGACAGCTATGTGAAGGCTTTGCGTGCGTCGCTGCGGCAGTCGCCGGATGTGATCCTGCTTGGGGAGATGCGTGACTATGAGACGATCAACGTGGCCATGACGGCGGCGGAAACAGGGCATCTGATCATTTCAACGCTGCACACGATCGGCGTGGCGAATACCATCGACCGCATCATCGACGCATTTCCGCCGAATCAGCAGCATCAGATCCGCATCCAGCTTGCCATGGTGCTGCAGGCGGTGGTTTCCCAGCAGCTGATCCCTACGACCGACGGCAAGGTGGTGCCCGCGTTCGAGATCATGCTTGTCAACGGCGCGATCCGCAATATGATCCGCGAATCGAAGGTGCATCAGATCGACACGGTGATCTATTCGTCGGCGGGCGAGGGGATGGTCACGATGGATGCGAGCCTGTTGGCCCTGTATAAACAGGGAAAGATTTCCGAAACGGATGCAATTGCATATTCCACCAATCCGGATACGATGGCCAAAAAGTTGAAACTTTAA
- a CDS encoding MATE family efflux transporter, protein MFTRRDLFNLIVPLVIEQILNATIGIADTVMVAQVGQVAVSGVSLVDSINLLLNSIFAALATGGAIVAAQYLGREDRENANIAAKQLLMVTTGAGLLVGAVCLIGKAPILYALFGSAESAVMQNAQTYFWISALTYPLIALYNVGAALFRVQGNSRVSMLAALIMNIINISLNALFIFGFHMGVAGAALGSLAARAFAAVFLMFLLHKGEHRIHLEWEQGIRLDGRMVKNILRLGIPNSLENSMFHIGKILVAGLITSFGTVALAANAVSNSILAMAQIPGAAVGLAMITVVGQCVGARDFLAAKSYTIKLMGVSYGLMIGCNLLVFFLLNPIIACFALPAETAEIAWEISALACVMDCIAWPLSFTLPNGLRAANDVRFTMTTSILSMWIFRVGFSYFLGQYLGWGVFGVWAAMCIDWIFRSAVFTVRFVRGRWMNKNFI, encoded by the coding sequence ATGTTTACGCGCAGAGATCTCTTTAATCTGATCGTGCCGCTGGTGATCGAACAGATCCTAAACGCGACCATCGGCATCGCGGATACCGTCATGGTGGCTCAGGTTGGGCAGGTTGCGGTATCCGGCGTTTCACTTGTGGATTCGATCAATCTGCTGCTCAACAGCATTTTTGCAGCCCTCGCAACTGGCGGCGCCATCGTGGCGGCGCAGTACCTCGGACGAGAGGATCGCGAAAATGCCAATATCGCCGCCAAACAGCTCTTGATGGTGACAACCGGGGCTGGGCTTCTGGTGGGGGCTGTCTGCCTGATCGGGAAGGCTCCGATCCTTTACGCGCTGTTCGGTTCGGCGGAGTCCGCCGTCATGCAGAATGCGCAGACCTATTTCTGGATCTCGGCGCTGACCTATCCGCTGATCGCACTCTATAACGTGGGGGCGGCGCTGTTCCGCGTGCAGGGGAATTCCCGCGTTTCGATGCTGGCCGCGCTCATCATGAATATCATCAATATCTCACTGAACGCGCTGTTTATCTTTGGATTTCATATGGGCGTCGCGGGCGCGGCGCTCGGTTCCCTCGCGGCGCGTGCGTTTGCCGCGGTGTTCCTGATGTTCCTGCTGCATAAAGGCGAACACCGCATCCATTTGGAGTGGGAGCAGGGAATTCGGCTGGATGGGCGAATGGTGAAGAATATTCTTCGGCTCGGTATCCCAAACAGCCTCGAAAACAGCATGTTCCATATTGGCAAGATCCTCGTAGCGGGGCTCATCACCTCATTCGGGACGGTCGCGCTGGCCGCGAACGCTGTTTCCAACAGCATCCTTGCAATGGCGCAGATCCCGGGCGCGGCGGTCGGTCTGGCGATGATCACCGTTGTGGGGCAGTGTGTCGGCGCGCGGGATTTTTTGGCTGCGAAGAGCTACACCATCAAGCTTATGGGGGTATCCTATGGGCTGATGATCGGCTGCAACCTGTTGGTCTTTTTCTTATTAAACCCAATCATCGCCTGTTTTGCGCTTCCAGCGGAGACTGCTGAAATCGCTTGGGAAATCTCCGCGCTGGCCTGTGTCATGGACTGTATCGCGTGGCCGCTCTCATTCACGCTGCCGAATGGCCTGCGGGCCGCGAACGACGTCCGGTTTACCATGACCACTTCGATCTTGTCAATGTGGATCTTCCGGGTTGGATTCAGCTATTTTTTGGGGCAATACCTTGGCTGGGGCGTGTTTGGCGTTTGGGCCGCGATGTGCATCGATTGGATCTTCCGGTCGGCCGTATTCACAGTCCGATTTGTACGAGGCAGATGGATGAACAAAAACTTTATCTGA
- a CDS encoding cell wall hydrolase produces the protein MCMTDRELFARLIQCEAGGEGDNGMKAVASVVMNRVNATGGEYKRVGQGSIRKILYMTGQFVCMSETERGKYNPQNIYNMSPEPIHFEIADWAIAGNRLLNLELALWFYNPFSPNCRQNFPSKIGYWVTRIGDHCFYNPSSSYFET, from the coding sequence GTGTGCATGACCGACAGGGAATTGTTTGCGCGGCTGATCCAATGCGAAGCTGGAGGGGAAGGTGACAACGGCATGAAGGCGGTTGCCAGCGTCGTCATGAACCGTGTGAACGCCACCGGCGGTGAATATAAGCGCGTCGGACAGGGCAGCATCCGGAAAATCCTCTATATGACCGGCCAATTCGTCTGCATGTCCGAAACCGAACGCGGCAAATACAATCCCCAGAATATTTACAACATGAGCCCGGAACCGATCCATTTTGAGATTGCGGACTGGGCGATCGCAGGCAACCGGCTGCTCAACCTGGAGCTGGCCCTGTGGTTTTATAACCCATTCTCCCCGAACTGCCGCCAGAATTTCCCTAGCAAAATTGGCTATTGGGTGACGCGCATCGGTGACCATTGTTTTTATAATCCATCTTCCTCTTATTTTGAAACCTGA